The genomic window AATAGTTATAtgtaatattaaaaattataaataaatactcCCATATTAGGATGAGGATCTGACTCCCGAGCAAATTGCCGTGTTGCAAAAGGCCTTCAACAGTTTCGATCATCAAAAATGCGGCAGCATCTCAACTGAAATGGTCGCTGATATTCTGCGCCTTATGGGTCAGCCCTTCGATAAGAAAATCTTGGAAGAACTGATCGAGGAGGTCGATGAAGACAGTAAGTAACTACAAAAAAGTGAAACACTTCAGACATGTGCTCATATTAAATTTGTCTTCGTCTTCACTTTACATAGAGTCCGGTCGTTTGGAATTCGAAGAATTCGTACAACTCGCTGCCAAATTTATTGTTGAGGAAGACGATGAAGCTATGCAAAAGGAATTGCGTGAAGCTTTCCGTTTGTATGACAAATTGGGTAATGGCTACATTCCAACTGCTAGCTTGCGTGAAATTCTACGTGAATTGGATGATCAGCTGACCAATGAGGAGTTAGACATCATGATTGAGGAAATCGATTCCGATGGTTCTGGTACCGTTGATTTCGATGGTAAGTAAATGAAGTTGGGATGTGAAGGGAATTGGTTCGATATCGATATAAGAGAATTAAGGATAGGAGTCGATTTAAAAATGATTTAAGGGACAGATATTCGGGGATTCTTTGGGCAAAATGTAGTGGTAGCTCCATGGTACACTTGATAATTGCTCggtatgaaaagaaattgaatgCATAATAACTGTTCTAATACCTTTTCTTACATACAAAAATGAATAAAGAGCTCAATATCGGCCTAACCGGTATACAAAATTGTCTGCTTTGGTTTCGTATAGTTCCGTACGTATGTGATCACGTTTTCAAGGTATCGATCAAAATGTTAGCCaagggtgaccctggaatgtgtttgtataagtATCAAATAAGATGTATTAGCGAGATTTTTAATAAGGAGTGGGACCTAGGCAAAAGAGCGAGAGGAAAAGAGGAGATATACAAAGAGGGGATGAAGGAGAAGGGGCAGAACAAGAAAAATAGAGAGAGGGTGTGGGAGAGGAACAGAAGAAGGAATAAGAAATAGAAATGATAATAGAGAAAATGCGAGGCAGAAGATATAAAGGAGAGGAAACAAGAGAAAATGGAAAGAAATTGGGAATAGAAGAGAAATGCACTAAAACTTGTGATTGGAAACGAAATAATGACACAATGTTGGATGAGATATAGATTTGTTTGATAGCTAAAACAATCGTTAAAAGATTATCGagtttacaatatatatataactgACAAAAGGTATCGACACAATAATACCCAACAAATTAGCCATTTCTACACACTCGACCGACACGGGCAACGCAACCACATGACACATGTGATATTTTTTGTCGTTGAAAAGCAGGTATTTGTTAAGCGCCGAGATAAAAAACTGGTCTGCTGCAGAAAAGTTAAGGAAAATATAGATTTCATTGTAAAGAAAAAACTATCAGCTGAATATTATAAATTAAtaactaaatattaaaaaaaaaaataaataaatgtaaggcgcgataacctccgaagagatctaaggccgagcttctcttccaatttgcgtcgtgctcctcttgatttttccctacaaattggccggacgggacctatatgttttatgccgactccgaacggcatctgcaaggcagatgagttttcgctgagagcttttcatggcagaaatacaatcggagcgcttgccagacactgccgagcggcgaccccgcttagaaaaattttcttctaattgaaaaatcttatttctaaaattttgatgttgctttgcccgggagttgaacccagggcataaggtgtgataggcggagcacgctaccatcacaccacggtggccgccaactaaCTAAATATTGAGAGAGAAAAAAATATCAAGTGTGTGGATGGGCTCACTAAACTCAAAACTGAATCTATTTTTTTTTCAGGAAAAGAGGTTTAAAATGTTATGCAGTTCGACGTTTTCTTGATTTGATTTGGCCTGTTATAGTTgaggtatttttatactcagctgagcagagctcacagctaagcagagctcacagctgagcagagctcacagatctaatgatctgggcgaaaaaataaattcatttagccatatccgtccgtccgtccatctgtccgtaaatacgataacttgagcaaatgaggtatcttaatgaaatttgttacactgaaagaaaaatactggtaaaatcagccgaatggataaaaattgacagaaatttcggttgaattgacccgtcaatttctgtaaatttttatccattcggttgattttaccagtctttttctttcagtgtaagtaaatccctgggcactcatatcagatccccatttaaaatgaacgaaatcgaactataaccacgcccactttttcgatatcgaaaatttcgaaaaaccgaaaaagtgcgataattcattaccaaagacggataaagcgatgaaacttggtaggtgggttgaccttatgacgcagaatagaaaagtagtaaaaaataggacaatgggcgtggcaccgcccactttaattttaaagttttgcaagctgtaatttggcagctgagtatgtaattttcgattacacccgaacttagccttccttacttgttccataTTCATTTGTGCCATACCACgactaatttaatttttttgtttatttaaaacgaGATCTTTATAGCAATTTATTATCATGTTTTTTCCGAAAAAGTCCCTCCAAAgctaaaaatgttttaaattttatttttacatatatcgTATTTTGTAtgtctgtgtgtgtgttgttATTTGTGCTTTAATAGTCACgccatttttttaataattttcttggCATAACGCCAGTCATAAAAAATAGGCAGTTTTCTGTTCTTTAGAAACCACCCATATTTCttgatttgtttttgttaaatgtTTTGACTTTAGCACGCGGATCGATGTTTTTTTGTTTAGATAAGTGACCtcgaaaagagaaaaaaagttaaacaaaTATGTGTGCTAAAAATTAGTGACTGACACCTGTTTCCTCTAATCTCATATTTGAGAGCTGTTGAACTATTAGTAAAGGCATGTGGGGTGAGAAAATTAATTGTTTACTTAGTGCTAAAAGTTATTGCCACGTGTTTTTTGCAAAGACTTGGATCACAAAAAGTCTTATGTtcattttataacgttttgtgcCAGGATATTGATTAGATATATGCTATTTGTAAAATACTTGCAGATCGCCTGCTGATAATGGAAACTGTACTAGGTttgtaatatttaatttttgggcaaagattttaataaaatttttattttgacggagaattaaaaagacaaagttaaattttcattttccCTTCTACGCATTTCCACGATGCTTTCATGTCGTCCTTAAGAAGTATTAtcatattaaaattattttattttatatataaaataataattagtttGCGCGATTTGCCTTCAAGAAGacctaggccgagcttctctttcaatttgcgtcgtgctcgtttttaattttccctacaaattggcgggactgcatctgcaggcagatgaattttagacaattttttttcttaattattaCTGTTATTCTGCCGGAGAATTGAACCAATAATTTTCGATGTTGTAGACGGATTAcactacaatcacaccacggcggccgcattaAATTTTTAGTTGCACTTAACGTTCCAATTTCACTTGTGGGGTCGACATTTATCTTTATACTAGGTTTGTTAATTGATTTTGGTTTTACAAGGTGAAAAGACTTTCGTCTgattgtaataaataaaataattttaaaaaaaatttaagttgaacggttttgttgaaaacaatgaagtaataataatattaaaagctagataATAACTACGAAGGTTCTAGGCCCTAGTCATCACACCCCTGATCAAaatgtgattagggttcagttggtcttataaataactatcaacagaaatttgacgcgtccaacgcttttatttaattgtctgatcaacgccctggattgatgaggagtgtgatgactagtacctaggagcaacctaattattttctagtatttttagtattattattatttcatgtaagtattgttttcaataaaaccgtctaacttaaaaaaatttttttaattattttattttcaagtttttagtttttatttaattgcctattatttctcattctatttagttcatttagtgactcattattacaaggactctttcctgacaatttgttacaatctaagtcctcaataaataatccttccaaagactttactcgactctgcgccacgtatgcttgtccctcctccaactccaaaatattttgatgtcacttctaccggactttatgtaatatttgttccaagtatggaccaaatcggctcacaaatacgatttttgtgaatatctcaatccttgcgccacctatcggcgattttttcataggtcgccttctattcttttatgtattatgtgttccatatatgagccaaatcggaccacaaatacgatttttgtgaatatctcgatcattgcgccacctagcggcggttttttttcataggtcgcattctatttttgtatgtattatatattccaaatatgagctaaatcggatcacaaatacgactCTTGTGAATAGCTcgagccacctagcggcaatttttttcataggtcactttctattcttgtatgtattataagttccaaatatgagccaaatcgaaccacaaacacgatttttgtgaatatctcgatccttgcgctacctagcgacgatttttttttcgtatttttgaattgacatcgagttctgaactatattccaagtttcaagcttgttgcttagcgggaagttacttaaattttaattacaaaattcgtacgaCCGGtcgtgcagccgtgcagcctgtcaagtcaacctaaataaaaccgtttaaaaaagcgcGCTTTCTCACAGAATTTTACTAATCATTTGCCATACTCAGTCACTAGATGCGAAGTTGGGCTAAAATGATAGTAATTGGCCCTTTTAGCACAGAAATAAAAAGGTTGGAATGAGCCGACAAAAGAAAAACGAGCGCAGATTTCTTTGCGGCACATTACTATATTGATGATCCTTTCCCGTATGTAGACCCGGTATACTCtgttaacaagcaccattaaggtacaagcccgaccaccGGGGTTCACGCTTTAGCTTACCTCCGCAACGCTGCTCTGCAGGCCACATCAACTGCCCGCTGTGGCTCACGGTAACCCCACTTGCTGAAATGGCCGCTTCAATCCATCACTACAATATGTGTAGCACGTATATAAGCAATGTCGAGCAGCAGCTCCTGCGACAGGCTCGCACTCTCCCAAGACGGATTCATCGAGACCTGGTCCACCTACCACGTGCTCCGTGTGTCGCCTAAGAATATTTATGAATACGACATTAGTCCAGTGCTATCCATGCCTGGGCTGGTGCCACCTTTATAAATGTTATCgaccactctgtttacgacgtaacgacgcaaatattggacgttcatgCTACCACTTGTCAGTCACCTAAAAATCTTAGGGGTAACATTCGAAACACTTTTACCTTCAGAAGCATGCCTTCAAAATTGTATCTTAAGTATAAAACCGCATCAAAATCCTTAAGTCTCTTGTCCGTAGCGCTTGGGAAAAAGATATTTGTAAAGCAATTGACCGTCCGCTCATAAGCTACGCGTCACCAGCTTGGTCGCCTGGTTAAAAATAACACACTGGAAAAGGCAGCCAAAACACAGCACtaagaactgccacgggatgtcttcttaaaACCCCTGAAAATTACCTACATAGGGAAAAAGAAGTCAAAAAAAGAAAGGAGAAAATATTGAACATGCAGTTTTTCTGAATTGCAACAAACCCGAACATTGTAGCAATGAGATCCGGCACAcatttgatccagacaagcataaaaACGCCCGAAACCAAATTCAAACAGAATAGGTAAACACCTTCGCACACACTATCCAaaccttgcagaagaagaaagaagACTACCAGGGAAGACACGAGATACTCTGGCCCGACTTCGTTCTAGATACTATAACatattaaactcttacttgtccagaatcaacctcgacacgTGTGATGTATGCGATGTGTCCTCATATGACATTCCTATGgttcaaccctgttgaaacttgTGAGTTGTCGCGTCTATTGCTTGCACtgttaaaaaaataacaacaaaaatgtgttGCACTGGCTCTAGTTCGGACGATGAGTGTTACCCCCCAGcgggcaggtatgcctgtcgtaagagactactaaaataccaaatcgGATCAAAGGGTCGTGTAGCGTATCCCTTTCAAGGgcttaccagcgcaatatatagcttatcgagcccaattgtcaacctcacctattcgtggcgaatcctgtttcttcaacacccgaggctctggcgagcacaaattcctcatggatctagggggtgagagggcgggatggcctagaaggtttcatgtggtcatacaaaatcgGTCCCGAGATGGTGGCGCTAGTATCTAATGGgggttgttaccggaacgtaccagatctgcattcggcaaaggaccatcaacattgataacactccccgcGGCCATCGGcctatcgctacagcaacaataacaacaacaacaggacgatAAGGAGAAACAATATCATCGGGAGTTGTAAGTGGCGAAAAATTAATTGGAAGGAACGGGCTGTAGAAGGAGTAGAGAGGCCCAGAGGATAAAAGTAAGATGCGATAACGTCCAAAGAGATTTATGGCAgtgcctctcttccaatttgcgtcgtgtccttttaattttgcctacaaattggcggacggggcctacatgttttgtgTCGACTCCAagcggcacctgcaaggcagatgaattttcactgagagcctttcatggcagaaatacactgagattgtttgccaaacactgccgatcggcgactccgcttagaaaacttGTTTTCTaagtgaaaaaacttgtttttaaaattttggatcttcgttgtggtaggcggaccacgctgccatcacacaactgccactgctattttcgtgttcactgCTCAATTTTTCAAcgctttaataaaataaaaagtaaaacaaaactcgAGTAATTAAATCACCATCAATTAATTATTTCCTTATGATTTTTTTGTATTCAAatgaaatttgtaaaataaaagaattgctAAGTGTGTGTGTTTGAGTGACTCCAAGGTTTATTTTTATGTTTCCAAAAAATGCTTCAAGATATTCTAACGCATatgctgtttaaaataaaaaatgtaaacatcTGTATGAATATACAAGAATCTATAAAAAGGCTAGcaagcacacacatacatacacattttcATTTACCATGCTTTGAGAACGTTTTGCGTGGGAGGGGATTGTGCCACATAAACTGTtgttgtgaaaaaaaataaaaataaaattaccgaaagaaaaaaaaatattctgatATACCCGTACGAAATCTTTTAATTTAAGATTATTTTTTATAGTACgttgttatatatttttaaaataattttatcttattttctaCATTTCAGAATTCATGGAAATGATGACTGgcgaataaatatttattttcacatttatgtaccaatttttttatttttaaattcatccTTGTATATACCTGAAAACATTTATATCtacataaatatttgaaaatctcATTACATGGAAGCGGAATGTTAAACAGAGAAAGAAGATTTAAAGCAATACGCATGGAAATTTGCTGTTGCAACGAATTTGTTCCCGCTAAATGTGGATTGTATgaaagaaaacataaaagaaacgtaaataaataatttaaattttttttatataaaatcaaGTTAAAGATTTTTTTCAGTATGGGGTTTAATTTTTGTCAAtcgaaatgtaaaaaataaacgaGTCTCTTGAAATCTTCTTTGGACCGTGTTGCTGTCACCAAAGCCAGAACGGGTAAAGATCCGTCTTGGAGATGAACaattttcgagattatttcgtaaacttcaaaaatGTAATCAATAAAAGCCCTGTTTATCTGCTTATGTGGTTGTACTGTTTACTCtattagaaaaacaaaataattgataATCGTAGTGGCGGGAATAGACCAACTTTGTTTGGATTGagttttttttaccaaaatttttgaaatttggttcTATTTAAATCGAGCCTACACAGGCCCTTAATAAGTGGTGCTAGATTCTTTAAGGACAGATTTTCCAACAGTATTCGGGCTTTAGAAGGTAATACTCACAAAATACTTGGGTATGAAGAAGATCTCGATTTTCAGAAGGAGTTAAGGTTTCAGTACCAAAATGAAATGGGTTAAGGTAGATATCGATTTTGGGAAAGAAATCGAGATTCAGAAGTAAATAGATTTTACGAGAGAAACTGGGAATACGAAAATATTTAGATACtcagaaaatgaaatggaaagtcGGGTTAAAAGGGTTAGGGCACCTTCATGATCTTAAATTAACCATATATGCATTAGGGATTTTTCAAGATGAAAACTGAATAATGTTGAGCAAATTCATAACAATAGCTTTCATAAGTATACAGCAGTATGTTTGATAAGAATTTCTCGACTTTTTCAACGTCAGTACAGTCATTTGAACGAAGTCTATCCAACAGCTCAAGTACAACTGGTACGCAGTGTTGTGGGCACAATTCTCGTCTGTCTGCAATgcacaacatttttttattataaattagcTATAGCGAGATATGCCGCAAAAAATTACGTTTTCATCTATGTTTCTGATTGTtctagtttttataaaaaaaatgttttccctcTAACGTGATAATCTTACGTCAGATGCAAGCTGATAGATTTACGAAAATTTTGGTTTAAGAAACGTATAAATCCGTCAATTATTGGAAGAGTTACACTGCACATCGTTTTAAAAAACatcgtttcaaaaaaaaaaaaaaacaaaaacaggttTAAAGTTTTCGAGCACGACTTCAACCGGTGGGAAGCGCATGGCTTCAAGTGTTAAAAAATCATTTCGCCGATCGAATTGTGCTAAATTTATATACATGGTGTATCCTTAAGACTAAAAAGGTAGCATTTCGAAAAAACAAAACGATTTTCCAAAAGTTTAGAGGTAGCGTAGAAAGGAaacagtttttatacatacatatgtacgcaaaaaaaaaaattttaaatagaaatagCTTTTCAGTAAaaatcactttaaaaaaaaagagaaCTTTGGACTTTACAAAAAAAGTGAGGATTTTATTGTAGAAATCGGTTTCCGGAAAGAATTCGCTgttcaaaataaattattttgataCAAAAGATATCAGcttagaccacgtttacacatgcgaTAATTCACCATATATCGTCAATAGATAAACTACGCGTTAACATACATATGTTCCGCCTCTGGAAACTAGATTACTCTCTAGAGGTGGAAGAGAGAGGTGGAactgtttcaattaaaaaaaaaaaaaaacaaatcctcaagtctaaaatttttttcataattgcCGATTATCGatgggaaaaatttatatgggaaatctagttatataattgacgattaggagttaagtacgaaagtgaagataatctcgttatatgtaaactagatcttggaaataaataattttttaatcagAAATCGGTTTTCAGAAAAACCGGTTTCACAGGGAAATTGGTTTAAGGAAAAAAGCCGTTTTAGAATCAATATCAGTTTCCAGAAAGCACAAAATTTATGGTAGAAATTTGCATCCAGAAAGAAACCCTTGTTTTGGAAGCAATCGATTTTTGGAAAGAAATCGGTCTTCAGGAAAAACATGTtctcagaaaaattttatattctaTGAGAACTTGGGTCTCAGCAACAAACGACTTCCAGACGAAAAATACAGatttgaaaaacaaataaaataaagaaataaaatatgaaagCCGGTTTGAAAATGAAATCCCTTtccacaaataaaaaaattttgaacagaAATTGGTTTTCACAAAGGCCTTCAGaaacaaattgataaaaaaaaaaaaaaaaaatcggtgctcagaacgaaaatcgagtattagaagaaaatatcCGATTTCAAAGGAGCAAATCGGGTACtgttttgttatcggcttgtcgAAAGAGACTATTCTGTTCGAGCCATCGGTCTGTTATCGCACGCtgatcggcttcttatcggtatctgtttcttAACAAGCGGACGAGTTGTCGATAAGAATTCGATAAAACGCCGATAAATAATAGGTAACATTCCGATAAAAAACATATAACAATatataacaaatcggtaactttgtgataacttatcgataataaGTTGATAAATCTTCCatagcatatgtatatatttttcatagtaaatcgataactttttgacatAAATTCGATAGATAACATATCTATAATTGATATGCCGATTATTGATAACTCATTTCTTAATCATTTATAAAATTAACTGATTTATAACTTTTGCTATCGGATGCATAAAACTCGTCGACAAGATATTGATATCACGCCCATAATGCGTCGATACCAAACCGATATCAACTCTACCGAGTAAACTGTTTTCACAgagtgactacacttacgcttacctTCTAAATTTCCCTATGCAGCACACAACTTCCACAGAATACGCTTACACCTACCTTAATGTAAGCGAAATTTTGGATTCCTCCATACAGTGAACAAAGATGTTAACGTATCGAAAACGAATTGGAGAAATATATTTAGAAACATAATAAGTCTACAAAGAACCTGGGAGTAACAGAAATAAAATCGGAGCGAcgcgggatttttcccgaccaacgactgtcatttcagtgtaaccccgggtccgtctcctgaccccggtcctgagaaatggttttgctgcgtctgccggaaaagaatatttttactcttgtcagtgtgtctcttgtgagggatggttgcatcggacaggttgttttgggctagatcccaaaaccaaacgtccacgtaacttctataaatattttgtggatccttgctgttcacgcccaagggcgtcccgtagtgtACGCTTTAGTGCGTccacactaccttccagcagccccgctgctcagcaagccacaacaaatacccgctgctgctcgcgctccacggcgccaccaactcatacggctgctcccactcacacCTACATTCTctgtagtagagtcggaagcaatgccgaGTAGCAGTCCCTGCCCCGTCTtccctcccctcttttctggctgcaatcgtgtaggtcaggaggcagcctcgcgtttatcatacacaacTCTGTGCAATGTCATATAtatgatcccgacatcggccgcagggacagtgtcttagaacgtcaaggcttatttgtccggtcaggcgatgcaaacctagaaatcatcaacatctacatccctcctgccacctgtttccccagtggataccgccttaatatcagcgccttatcttgggcgatttcaatgcccatcacgatctatggcattcaatcttgcaggcagacagtaggggtgagatgttggctgaTCAAATGGAAGAAACGCCCCCAcaggtatggtaggaagctgtcacagttcgccggatatatcaatcgtgagcgcaggactcgaaaactgcgtcaactggcagccgatggtaacattggcatccgaccacctgcctatacttatttcgctcgagcgtaccgccgacttcatcgtcacagaaaaaagcattttcataaacttcaaaaaaagaagtgggacgaatacaaatcctttacagacaaccgctttgctgccctccctatcccgaatgatgctcgccaaggggagcatgCTTTCCGCAAGTTCATTGAATTCGCTTCGGCTCGCTTTATtctcgccggtagaattcccgaaattcggcctcattttccggcggaggccgcaaacttagcgagagagcgtgaccttataagacagctagatcccggcgacccccaaataagggatataaaccaacgcatcagactgcttgtggatgaacacaagcgggcgaaatgggaggagcacataAGCCGtcgtaacctctctgccggtgtaggtacactttggtccaccgtaaagtccctatcgaagcacaatgacaaaatttccatcgcctttggcgataaagtgctgtcggaaccgaaaaaatgcgcgaccgctttctgccgacaatacataatgcattctacggtcgacaaaaatagacggaaggccaacagacgcgcacataaacatatatTCAGTGcctctccaattaccatcaccgccaaagaggtgggcccagacggcatagccatgccgatgcttaaaagcctagggaaagagggtctcaaatatttagcatatgtcttcaacctgtctctttccacttttggcattcccgaaaaattgaaaatggccaaggtggtcccgctactaaagcctgggaaaccagctaacataagagagtcatatcgcccgatatctctcctatcgccagtagtcaAGATGACTGAAGCCATTTTGCtaccctacttcaaagcaaatttgccgCTAGCCTGtcgtcagcatggctttagaaaactccatagcaccaccaccgcgctaaatgccataagCACCcacataaattgcggtttaaatcaaaacccccaccatagaacagtacttgttgcgctagacctatcaaaagcttttaatacggtccataccatggcacgttactgcaagacctggaagggtctacccttcccccatatcctaaaaggtggaccgccgggtgatcggcaggcatcggtgcaatttagaaatgaatcaTCTaaatcaagaagaattaaacaagagatgccacagggggtgtcctatccccactcttgtttaacttctacatattaaagctaccttcgccaccagaaggagttactatcgtttcctacgccgatgactgcacaataatggtcacaggcccaggcacatagatcgatgagctttgcaacggaATAAACGgcaacctccctgatctctccagttttttcgcctcgccaaacctggcattatcaccgactaaatcctccgcgaccttatttataatatggacgtcccaaatgtcgaccattttgaacatccacgtcgatggaactacgctaccga from Eurosta solidaginis isolate ZX-2024a chromosome 3, ASM4086904v1, whole genome shotgun sequence includes these protein-coding regions:
- the TpnC47D gene encoding troponin C isoform X1, which encodes MSDALIDEDLTPEQIAVLQKAFNSFDHQKCGSISTEMVADILRLMGQPFDKKILEELIEEVDEDKSGRLEFEEFVQLAAKFIVEEDDEAMQKELREAFRLYDKLGNGYIPTASLREILRELDDQLTNEELDIMIEEIDSDGSGTVDFDEFMEMMTGE
- the TpnC47D gene encoding troponin C isoform X2, which codes for MDEDLTPEQIAVLQKAFNSFDHQKCGSISTEMVADILRLMGQPFDKKILEELIEEVDEDKSGRLEFEEFVQLAAKFIVEEDDEAMQKELREAFRLYDKLGNGYIPTASLREILRELDDQLTNEELDIMIEEIDSDGSGTVDFDEFMEMMTGE